From Nonlabens sp. Ci31, the proteins below share one genomic window:
- the hutI gene encoding imidazolonepropionase: protein MSKLFTNIRELVQVREQTDQPLRGRQMDELPSIKNAYLWLEDGLIKDYGSMDNYHPHPAEEVYDCTGQIITPGYVDSHTHLVFASTREKEFEDRIHGLSYEEIAARGGGILNSAAALEKMTEEELFEQARSRLDQVVAQGTTAIEIKSGYGLNLESELKILRVVSRLRESGTNNHHKIPIKSTFLGAHAFPLKYKEDREAYIKLIIEEMLPKIAEEHLADYIDVFCEQNYFTVKEMLRIIEAGSAYGLKTKVHVNQFNSIGAVEAAVTAGAVSVDHLEVMDASDFTALSSSKTIATALPSCSFFLGLDYAPVNEMIDRDIAVSLASDYNPGSTPSGNLNFVFSLACIKMKMTPQRAFNALTVNAAHALELQEELGSITKGKKANLMIFKNIESIAAIPYNFGRVIIDQVVVDGQFI from the coding sequence ATGAGCAAGCTTTTTACAAATATTAGGGAATTAGTTCAAGTCAGGGAACAAACAGATCAACCATTACGTGGCCGTCAAATGGATGAACTGCCATCGATTAAAAACGCCTATTTGTGGTTGGAAGATGGTCTGATTAAAGATTACGGCAGTATGGATAATTACCATCCTCATCCTGCCGAGGAGGTCTATGATTGTACCGGTCAGATCATCACGCCAGGTTATGTCGATAGTCATACGCATCTGGTTTTTGCAAGTACTCGTGAGAAGGAGTTTGAGGATAGGATTCACGGACTTTCCTATGAAGAAATTGCCGCTAGAGGTGGAGGTATATTAAATAGTGCCGCTGCTTTAGAAAAAATGACCGAAGAGGAGCTGTTTGAACAAGCGCGATCGCGACTGGACCAAGTGGTTGCCCAAGGTACTACAGCCATAGAAATAAAGAGTGGCTATGGACTAAATCTAGAAAGCGAATTAAAAATACTAAGAGTGGTATCTCGCTTGCGCGAAAGCGGAACAAATAACCATCATAAAATCCCAATAAAGTCAACTTTTCTAGGAGCACATGCTTTTCCATTGAAATACAAGGAGGATCGGGAAGCTTATATCAAACTCATTATAGAGGAGATGTTACCTAAAATAGCAGAAGAACATCTTGCCGATTATATAGATGTTTTTTGTGAGCAAAATTATTTTACAGTTAAGGAGATGCTGCGTATTATAGAAGCAGGAAGTGCTTATGGGCTTAAAACAAAAGTACATGTGAATCAGTTCAACTCTATAGGAGCGGTAGAAGCAGCGGTAACAGCTGGAGCGGTAAGTGTAGATCATCTCGAAGTTATGGACGCCTCAGATTTTACTGCCTTATCAAGTTCAAAAACCATTGCAACTGCCTTACCTAGTTGTTCTTTCTTTCTGGGACTTGATTATGCGCCAGTGAATGAAATGATAGATCGGGATATCGCCGTGTCTTTGGCAAGTGACTACAATCCGGGAAGTACGCCTTCAGGTAATTTAAACTTTGTTTTTTCTTTGGCTTGTATAAAAATGAAGATGACACCACAACGTGCTTTTAATGCGCTTACGGTAAATGCTGCTCATGCATTAGAACTTCAAGAAGAACTAGGAAGTATCACTAAAGGTAAAAAAGCTAATCTTATGATTTTTAAAAATATAGAGAGTATTGCTGCTATACCCTATAATTTCGGACGGGTTATTATCGATCAAGTTGTTGTTGATGGTCAATTTATTTAG
- a CDS encoding cytochrome-c peroxidase, translating into MGLLTSTLLKKTCLITGLLLLLISCKQEQKEYVEQIDLQPSSALQNMYLNDLQNCANYIDSLTLTSHIDSLRDYFKKARTAFKKIEPVLSFNDLNNYNFLNAPNILKVEEEDLTDIKINEPCSFQTLEENLFSDTPEIASVQKIAGKIHSRLLVLLRNTDLAFFKPYHVLWLVRKQFIRTATAGVTGFDSPVLESSLMDAVTAFAKAEQILELYDHKFTNSQLQLSWKEKFRQSKQFLKNSNFEDFNRYEFIKSHIDPMLVLWNDTAKDWNVAFPLQMAMDNNASSLFSKEALSLDFFADQKVTPLTEEKIALGKRLFNDPQLSTSQTISCSTCHKSELAFTDGLVTSSGLNRNSPSLTYSAYQQGFFYDKRAGSLEGQIVSVINNSQEFHSDLKRFSAHIDTDVTYIKDFKKAYATPINQHTIRTAIADYVRSLNYWNSKWDRNIRNEINTLTASEINGFNLFNGKAKCATCHFAPVFNGTVPPDFMETEMEHIGVPQIATTENATIDPDLGRFELFKTDNRKHFFKTPSIRNIALTAPYMHNGAYKTLEEVIEFYNLGGGYGIGITDQEFQTLPPDSLHLTTPEKTDLINFMKTLTDEAFLKKEYTEN; encoded by the coding sequence ATGGGTTTACTGACCTCCACTTTATTAAAGAAGACCTGTTTGATTACAGGTCTTCTTTTGCTACTGATCTCTTGTAAACAGGAACAGAAAGAATATGTTGAACAAATAGATCTACAACCGTCTTCTGCACTCCAGAATATGTATCTAAATGATCTGCAAAATTGTGCCAATTATATAGATTCTTTAACCCTAACTTCCCATATCGACAGCCTGAGGGATTATTTCAAAAAAGCACGCACAGCGTTTAAAAAAATAGAGCCTGTACTGTCTTTTAATGATCTAAACAACTACAACTTTCTGAATGCACCTAATATTCTCAAAGTAGAGGAAGAAGATCTTACAGATATTAAAATAAATGAACCCTGTAGCTTTCAGACCTTAGAAGAAAACCTTTTCAGCGATACACCAGAAATTGCATCTGTGCAGAAAATAGCTGGTAAAATTCATTCGAGATTGCTGGTTCTTTTAAGAAATACAGACTTAGCATTTTTTAAGCCCTACCATGTTCTTTGGCTGGTTCGCAAGCAATTCATACGCACCGCCACTGCAGGAGTTACCGGTTTTGATTCTCCTGTTTTAGAAAGTAGTTTGATGGATGCGGTTACTGCTTTCGCGAAAGCGGAGCAAATACTAGAGCTCTACGACCATAAGTTTACGAATAGCCAGCTCCAATTATCTTGGAAAGAAAAATTTAGACAATCAAAACAGTTTTTAAAGAATAGCAACTTTGAAGATTTCAATAGGTATGAGTTTATTAAGTCTCATATCGATCCAATGCTTGTTTTGTGGAACGACACTGCAAAAGACTGGAACGTAGCATTCCCTTTACAGATGGCCATGGATAATAATGCTTCCAGCTTGTTTTCTAAAGAAGCATTATCACTAGATTTTTTTGCAGACCAAAAAGTAACACCGCTTACAGAAGAAAAAATTGCCTTAGGAAAACGCTTGTTTAATGACCCGCAACTTTCCACTTCTCAAACGATTAGTTGCTCTACCTGTCATAAAAGCGAGCTGGCATTTACCGATGGACTTGTTACCTCTTCTGGATTAAATCGCAACAGTCCAAGTCTTACTTATAGTGCTTACCAACAAGGTTTTTTTTATGACAAAAGAGCTGGTAGTTTAGAAGGTCAGATCGTTTCGGTTATTAATAACTCACAGGAATTCCATTCTGATCTTAAAAGATTTTCAGCACATATTGATACAGATGTTACCTACATCAAGGACTTTAAAAAAGCCTATGCTACTCCTATCAATCAGCATACGATAAGAACTGCCATTGCAGATTATGTGCGCAGTCTTAATTATTGGAATTCAAAATGGGATCGCAATATTAGAAATGAGATCAACACGTTAACGGCTTCAGAAATTAACGGATTTAATCTTTTCAATGGTAAAGCAAAATGTGCTACCTGCCATTTTGCACCTGTTTTTAATGGTACTGTACCACCAGATTTCATGGAAACAGAAATGGAACATATAGGAGTACCCCAAATAGCCACGACAGAAAATGCGACCATCGATCCTGATTTAGGAAGGTTTGAACTTTTTAAAACAGATAATAGAAAACACTTCTTTAAAACACCTAGCATAAGAAATATAGCGCTTACCGCTCCTTATATGCATAACGGAGCCTATAAAACGCTGGAAGAAGTCATAGAGTTTTATAACTTAGGTGGTGGTTACGGTATAGGAATAACAGATCAAGAGTTCCAGACATTACCACCAGATTCCTTACACTTAACAACTCCAGAAAAAACAGACCTTATCAACTTTATGAAAACACTTACAGATGAAGCGTTTTTAAAAAAGGAATATACTGAAAATTAG
- a CDS encoding formimidoylglutamase: MKEHFKLFTNQKREHYVSHRYDLNKEGLSTLEDEAVCFAQSMEVCEDLKKLSKLKAKYLILGIPEDIGVRANLGRAGASEAWESFLKSFLSLQQTSLNDGRRFCVLGTVYTEDLMLQAQNLAASSHKDRKQLSDLVILLDQRVSEIASLIIAAGKTPIVIGGGHNNSYPLLRASGYSVPVDCINIDAHTDLRAAKARHSGNGFRYAIQEGYLKNYYMIGIQKNYLSQPMIDLIAQSDAIDYSSYDFEDFKLQQEVLKAIKHVDTTNFALEIDMDVVAHFPSSAQAPLGYSFQELRRMMNEILKKARQFPKYIHICEAAPRYGYENQVGKALATLVNGLP; this comes from the coding sequence ATGAAGGAGCATTTTAAACTATTTACAAACCAAAAACGAGAGCATTACGTTTCTCATCGGTATGATTTAAATAAAGAAGGCCTTTCAACATTGGAAGATGAGGCAGTTTGCTTTGCGCAGTCCATGGAAGTTTGTGAAGATTTAAAGAAACTTTCTAAATTAAAGGCAAAATACCTTATTCTAGGTATTCCTGAAGATATTGGGGTACGTGCTAATCTGGGTAGGGCAGGAGCGAGTGAAGCTTGGGAGTCCTTTTTAAAATCTTTTTTAAGTTTACAACAGACTTCTTTAAATGATGGAAGGCGATTTTGTGTTTTGGGAACGGTTTATACAGAAGATTTAATGCTGCAGGCTCAAAATTTAGCAGCATCTTCTCATAAGGATAGAAAGCAATTAAGTGATCTAGTAATATTGCTGGATCAACGGGTAAGTGAAATCGCCTCTTTAATTATAGCAGCAGGAAAAACACCTATAGTCATAGGCGGTGGTCATAATAACAGTTATCCGCTATTGAGAGCTAGTGGTTATTCTGTTCCAGTAGATTGTATCAATATAGATGCACATACTGATTTAAGAGCTGCAAAAGCAAGACATAGTGGCAATGGTTTTCGCTATGCGATTCAAGAAGGGTACTTGAAAAACTATTATATGATAGGAATACAAAAAAATTACTTGAGTCAACCGATGATTGATCTGATCGCGCAAAGTGATGCGATAGATTACAGTTCCTATGATTTTGAAGATTTTAAACTTCAACAAGAAGTTCTAAAAGCTATAAAGCATGTCGATACCACCAATTTTGCGCTAGAAATAGATATGGATGTGGTGGCTCATTTTCCTTCTAGTGCGCAAGCGCCATTGGGTTACTCCTTTCAAGAACTGAGGCGTATGATGAATGAAATTCTCAAAAAAGCGCGTCAATTCCCTAAATACATTCATATTTGTGAGGCAGCACCTCGTTATGGGTATGAAAATCAAGTAGGTAAAGCACTGGCAACTTTAGTTAATGGTCTTCCTTAA
- a CDS encoding efflux RND transporter periplasmic adaptor subunit, whose translation MKRHIYNIITLSLILALYSCGEQSNTSDQIEAESTAAMDNRIQVTQAQLEHSNMILGTLEEKSFPSIVSVNGIIDVPPENRAVVNAFMGGYIKTTSLLVGDVVRKGQVLVTLENPEFIKLQQEYLEVNEQLSYLKSEYNRQVSMKAENITSQKSFLKAESDYKTAVAKHTGLDKQLRMLHISPSIVRSGTISSVVSIYAPISGSITKVNISKGSYLSPATEILEIIDTDHIHLELSVFEKDIMKIKKGQEIDFKIPEASSDRYKAEVHLVGTSIEENRTIKVHGHLENEEKTHFLTGMFINASIITDSAFAKAVPNEAVVEVDGVFYVLVLDQKEGDTYYFNQEEVKVKSSYNGFTVIENKSSFDSETKFLTQGAFNLIGD comes from the coding sequence ATGAAACGTCATATATATAACATAATAACTTTAAGTCTAATACTTGCCCTATACAGTTGTGGGGAACAAAGTAATACATCTGATCAAATAGAAGCCGAAAGTACCGCTGCTATGGATAATCGTATTCAGGTCACGCAAGCCCAATTGGAACATAGCAATATGATTTTAGGAACCTTAGAAGAAAAATCATTTCCGAGCATTGTTTCTGTCAACGGTATCATAGATGTGCCACCAGAAAATAGGGCAGTAGTCAACGCTTTTATGGGAGGATATATTAAAACTACTTCCTTATTAGTAGGTGATGTAGTGCGCAAGGGTCAAGTCCTCGTGACCCTAGAAAATCCTGAATTTATAAAATTACAGCAAGAGTACCTGGAAGTAAATGAGCAACTATCCTATCTCAAATCGGAGTACAATAGACAAGTAAGTATGAAGGCTGAAAATATTACCTCTCAAAAAAGCTTTTTAAAAGCAGAAAGCGATTATAAAACTGCCGTAGCAAAGCATACAGGTCTAGATAAACAATTGAGAATGCTCCACATCTCACCATCGATTGTGCGCTCTGGAACTATCAGTTCGGTTGTGAGTATTTATGCACCTATCTCAGGAAGTATTACCAAAGTGAATATTTCAAAGGGCAGCTATCTTTCACCAGCCACTGAAATTTTAGAAATCATCGATACAGACCATATTCACTTGGAACTTTCTGTTTTTGAGAAGGATATTATGAAGATAAAAAAAGGACAAGAAATCGACTTTAAAATTCCTGAAGCATCATCAGATAGGTACAAAGCTGAAGTGCATTTGGTAGGTACATCCATTGAAGAAAACAGAACGATTAAAGTACACGGGCATCTAGAAAATGAAGAGAAAACCCACTTTTTAACAGGAATGTTTATAAATGCAAGTATTATTACAGATTCCGCTTTCGCAAAAGCGGTACCTAATGAAGCAGTAGTAGAAGTAGATGGCGTGTTTTATGTATTAGTCTTAGACCAAAAGGAAGGCGATACCTATTATTTCAATCAAGAAGAAGTAAAAGTGAAAAGCAGTTATAATGGTTTTACTGTAATAGAAAATAAGAGTAGTTTTGATTCAGAGACAAAGTTCTTGACCCAAGGCGCTTTTAATTTAATAGGAGATTAA
- the bshB1 gene encoding bacillithiol biosynthesis deacetylase BshB1, with protein MKLDILAVGAHPDDIELSCAGVLLKEQSLGKTTGVLDLTRGELGSRGSAEIRDQEAAAAAKILKLSVRENLAFKDGFLVNDEVHQLEVVKMIRKYRPEIVLCNAIKDRHPDHAKASELTSVSCFLSGLKRIETSLDGEIQEPWKPKQVYHYIQWLDIAPDFVVDITGFIDDKMAAVQAYGTQFYQPGDKGPQTPINSKNFLESIKYRSANYGRLIGTEHAEGFTSERHPAVKSIFDLI; from the coding sequence ATGAAATTAGACATACTTGCCGTAGGAGCGCATCCAGACGATATAGAATTGAGTTGTGCAGGAGTTTTACTGAAAGAACAGTCTTTAGGTAAAACAACTGGTGTTCTAGATTTAACTAGAGGCGAGTTGGGCTCCAGAGGCAGTGCAGAAATAAGAGATCAAGAAGCAGCTGCGGCGGCAAAAATCCTTAAACTTTCTGTTAGAGAAAATCTAGCCTTTAAAGATGGTTTTCTAGTAAATGATGAGGTGCATCAACTAGAAGTTGTCAAAATGATCAGGAAGTACCGCCCAGAAATAGTTTTGTGCAACGCTATTAAAGACCGACACCCAGATCATGCAAAGGCATCTGAGTTGACAAGTGTCAGCTGTTTTCTCTCTGGTCTGAAACGTATAGAAACTAGTTTAGACGGGGAAATTCAAGAACCTTGGAAACCCAAACAGGTGTATCATTACATACAATGGCTGGATATAGCGCCTGATTTTGTGGTGGACATTACTGGTTTTATAGATGATAAAATGGCAGCAGTACAAGCTTACGGAACCCAATTCTATCAGCCTGGAGATAAAGGTCCTCAAACACCTATCAACTCAAAAAACTTTTTAGAATCTATAAAATACCGCAGTGCCAACTACGGCAGACTTATAGGAACGGAACATGCTGAGGGCTTTACGAGCGAGCGACATCCGGCTGTAAAGAGTATTTTTGATTTGATTTAA
- a CDS encoding trans-sulfuration enzyme family protein, with translation MKENRNPNYVCVHAGQLKDEVYGGATAPIYTSTAYDYRGEGTNLYPRYFNTPNQVALGKKMAALEHTEAGMIFGSGMAAISAVFMAFLKTGDHVIMQRAIYGGTAHFAAAEFENVGIQYTMIEHVDQESLEASLKPNTKMVYIETPSNPLLEVTDMALVSAFAKANSLTTAIDNTFASPINQTPADFGIDIVIHSATKYLGGHSDICAGTVSCSQVHMDRLWKTAKNYGGSLSDQTVWLLERSIKTLALRVKAQSKNAKKLAKFLDQHPDIKKVNYPGLKSHPQHQLAKKQMNAYGGMMSFELKKHINYTTFLEELEVIMPALSLAGVESTILAPSTTSHSLLTPEEREEQGISDGLLRFSVGIEEPEILIADLENAIGKSRKKN, from the coding sequence ATGAAAGAAAATAGAAATCCCAACTACGTTTGTGTGCATGCAGGACAGTTAAAAGATGAAGTTTATGGCGGTGCAACGGCCCCTATTTACACATCCACTGCTTATGATTACAGAGGCGAAGGAACCAATTTATATCCGCGTTATTTTAATACTCCTAATCAAGTGGCTCTTGGTAAAAAGATGGCGGCATTAGAACATACGGAAGCTGGAATGATATTCGGTAGTGGGATGGCAGCTATTAGTGCCGTATTTATGGCTTTTCTTAAAACTGGAGATCACGTCATCATGCAGCGGGCTATTTACGGTGGTACTGCTCATTTTGCAGCGGCAGAGTTTGAAAATGTAGGTATTCAATACACCATGATCGAGCATGTGGATCAAGAAAGTCTGGAAGCAAGTTTGAAGCCTAATACTAAGATGGTGTACATAGAAACACCTAGCAACCCATTGTTAGAGGTTACAGATATGGCTTTGGTTTCCGCTTTCGCGAAAGCGAATTCCTTAACAACCGCAATAGATAACACATTTGCCTCCCCTATCAACCAGACTCCTGCCGATTTTGGAATTGATATCGTCATACACAGTGCGACTAAATATTTAGGCGGTCACAGCGATATTTGTGCAGGTACGGTAAGTTGTAGCCAAGTGCATATGGATAGACTCTGGAAAACTGCCAAGAATTATGGCGGTAGCTTAAGTGATCAAACGGTATGGCTGTTAGAAAGAAGTATCAAGACTCTAGCTTTAAGAGTAAAGGCACAATCTAAAAACGCTAAAAAACTAGCTAAATTTTTAGATCAACATCCAGACATTAAAAAAGTAAATTATCCGGGGTTAAAATCGCATCCACAACACCAACTCGCTAAAAAGCAAATGAATGCCTACGGTGGTATGATGTCCTTTGAACTTAAAAAACACATCAATTACACCACTTTCTTAGAAGAACTAGAAGTGATTATGCCTGCCTTAAGTCTTGCAGGTGTAGAAAGTACTATTCTAGCACCTAGTACCACTTCACACAGCCTGCTGACTCCTGAAGAAAGAGAAGAACAAGGTATTTCTGATGGCTTATTAAGGTTTTCTGTAGGTATTGAAGAACCAGAAATTCTTATCGCTGATTTAGAAAATGCGATTGGAAAAAGTCGTAAAAAAAACTAA
- a CDS encoding M57 family metalloprotease — MKKSFFKVSLLGFASIAMVLTSCEQDQEITVDQTKSTLELAKEHAKKIGYNPDDIEIRDFYFPDGKTGERIFIEDDIALTEEQFFGLEQIQTLEKQYRTFNLVTGTNRTIDILGYTANNANGLSSKAQSGLRWAVANYNRLSGVSLDLRLTFGTNFQAADMVVYDTSSSNSSSGGVAGFPSNSGVPNKFVQIYNLEGFSTNVNEHVITHEIGHSIGFRHSDYFSRQSCGQSGEAAGTAGAVYIPGTATGWDPSSLMNACFSGSTDGEFNNNDVTALQNMY; from the coding sequence ATGAAAAAATCATTTTTCAAAGTCTCTTTACTAGGATTTGCATCAATTGCAATGGTTCTTACCTCTTGTGAGCAAGATCAAGAAATTACAGTTGATCAGACTAAAAGCACCTTAGAACTTGCTAAAGAACACGCAAAAAAAATCGGATACAATCCAGACGATATTGAAATTCGCGATTTCTATTTTCCCGATGGAAAAACTGGAGAACGCATTTTTATTGAAGACGATATTGCGTTAACAGAAGAGCAATTCTTTGGTTTGGAACAAATTCAAACTTTAGAAAAGCAATACCGCACATTTAACTTAGTTACAGGAACTAATAGAACTATTGATATCCTTGGATATACGGCAAATAACGCCAATGGATTATCCAGTAAAGCGCAATCTGGTCTGAGATGGGCGGTAGCTAATTACAATAGACTAAGCGGTGTTTCATTGGACCTCAGGCTTACTTTTGGAACCAATTTCCAAGCAGCAGATATGGTGGTATATGATACTTCTAGCAGTAATTCTAGTAGTGGTGGTGTTGCCGGTTTCCCTAGTAACTCTGGAGTGCCAAATAAATTTGTGCAAATTTATAATTTAGAAGGCTTTTCTACTAATGTAAATGAGCACGTTATTACTCATGAAATAGGACACTCTATAGGTTTCCGTCATAGTGATTATTTTTCACGTCAGTCTTGTGGACAAAGTGGAGAAGCTGCTGGTACGGCAGGTGCTGTATATATTCCTGGAACTGCAACTGGATGGGATCCATCTAGTTTAATGAATGCTTGTTTTTCTGGGAGTACTGACGGAGAGTTCAATAACAATGACGTTACTGCATTGCAAAACATGTATTAA
- a CDS encoding VIT family protein, with product MHKQSTEKHYMNRSGWLRAGVLGANDGILSTASIIIGVAAASSTRDPVLLAGVAGLVAGALSMAAGEYVSVSSQTDVEKSDLAREKQELIDTPQEELIELAKIYEGRGLTTETALEVARQLTAHNALEAHARDELGIHEMTEAKPLQAALSSGVAFTVGGFLPVVVAFLAPLNGMEYIQYAFAILFLAVLGIVAARAGGSNPLKAVLRITFWGTLAMGLTALIGYMFQVNLA from the coding sequence ATGCATAAGCAATCAACAGAAAAGCATTACATGAATCGCAGCGGCTGGCTCAGAGCGGGAGTTTTAGGAGCTAATGATGGTATACTTTCTACCGCCAGTATCATTATAGGAGTTGCGGCAGCGAGCAGTACACGAGATCCTGTTTTACTGGCAGGTGTAGCAGGTTTGGTGGCTGGTGCCTTATCTATGGCAGCAGGAGAATATGTGTCAGTTAGTTCTCAGACTGACGTAGAAAAATCTGACTTGGCGCGAGAAAAACAAGAGCTTATAGACACGCCTCAGGAAGAACTCATAGAATTGGCAAAAATCTACGAAGGAAGAGGCTTAACGACCGAAACAGCTCTGGAAGTAGCTCGACAGTTAACAGCTCATAATGCACTAGAAGCGCATGCAAGAGATGAACTTGGGATACATGAAATGACAGAAGCAAAACCTTTGCAAGCAGCACTTTCTTCTGGAGTGGCTTTTACCGTAGGCGGATTTTTACCTGTGGTAGTAGCTTTTCTAGCGCCTTTAAACGGTATGGAATACATACAGTACGCCTTTGCTATTTTATTTTTAGCGGTGCTGGGTATCGTAGCTGCAAGAGCCGGTGGTTCTAACCCTTTAAAAGCAGTACTCAGAATTACCTTTTGGGGAACGCTTGCTATGGGGTTAACGGCACTTATAGGATACATGTTTCAAGTAAATCTCGCTTAA
- a CDS encoding alkaline phosphatase PhoX produces MKSNYLLFAAAGMLAITACNDEESLRTNPQADEVVLRAHSTTPNFLKTTAEFSSVNVYPILSSADQLIETPEFVYGSMADGCGLIYNTDQENYTLINNIEADYSIARITLDKTFKPVAGEYILNAQATGSTAQCSGSLITPEEHGFGPLYLSGGEWGGASKGVFATEVTKHSSSRMFPEMLTAMGQWSTENAVAIGKNAYDDKTVVFIGDDDSDNSIPSGQLGMYVGDRGDLYNGNLYGLKVTAAGINFEMDMQEGQSYDAEFVQLNERNIDLLDAEAKTKGVMGFSRLEDIDWRRGDDNNQREVYFAVTGRQRAALVGKGSQYGRIYKVELNETDPTGPAKITCVLDGDKIGGKAWGFHSPDNILVTTNYAYIQEDPNGYFDDAVRTHYARLYQYNLNTGVLKTVLECDQVSAAAAGIGSETSIWEITGMIDVSDQVGIDGTFMVITQNHGWEPADGSAFSDPNAVGDVTSSRKEGSMMYVLTGLDR; encoded by the coding sequence ATGAAATCAAATTACCTCCTTTTTGCAGCAGCTGGAATGCTAGCTATAACTGCTTGTAATGATGAAGAGTCCCTAAGAACAAATCCACAAGCTGATGAAGTTGTTCTTAGAGCACACTCTACAACCCCTAACTTTTTAAAAACAACAGCTGAATTTTCTTCTGTAAATGTGTACCCTATTCTTTCGAGTGCAGACCAGCTGATAGAAACACCTGAATTCGTTTATGGCTCCATGGCAGATGGATGTGGATTGATCTACAATACGGATCAGGAAAACTACACGCTTATCAATAACATCGAGGCAGATTATTCTATCGCACGCATTACACTAGATAAAACCTTCAAACCAGTTGCAGGTGAATACATCCTTAATGCACAAGCTACAGGATCTACCGCACAATGTTCTGGTTCTTTAATTACTCCAGAAGAGCACGGCTTCGGACCCTTATACCTCTCAGGTGGAGAATGGGGCGGCGCTTCAAAAGGAGTTTTTGCAACAGAAGTTACCAAACATAGCTCCTCAAGAATGTTTCCAGAAATGCTTACCGCAATGGGACAATGGAGTACAGAGAACGCAGTCGCCATAGGAAAAAATGCCTATGATGATAAAACAGTTGTATTTATAGGAGATGATGATTCTGATAATAGTATTCCTTCTGGACAGCTAGGAATGTACGTTGGAGATCGTGGAGATCTTTACAATGGTAATCTTTATGGACTTAAGGTAACAGCGGCTGGGATTAACTTTGAAATGGATATGCAAGAAGGACAATCTTATGATGCAGAGTTTGTACAGCTTAATGAGAGGAATATAGACTTACTGGATGCAGAGGCTAAAACTAAAGGTGTCATGGGATTCTCTAGGCTGGAAGATATCGACTGGAGACGTGGAGACGATAATAACCAAAGAGAAGTTTACTTTGCAGTAACTGGCCGTCAGAGAGCTGCATTAGTCGGTAAAGGTTCTCAATATGGTCGCATTTACAAAGTAGAATTAAATGAAACAGACCCTACTGGACCTGCTAAAATCACTTGTGTTCTTGACGGCGATAAAATAGGTGGCAAAGCATGGGGATTTCACAGTCCTGATAATATTCTAGTCACTACCAACTATGCTTACATTCAAGAGGATCCCAATGGCTATTTTGATGATGCTGTTAGAACTCATTATGCAAGATTGTATCAATACAACCTAAATACTGGCGTATTGAAAACCGTTCTAGAATGCGACCAAGTAAGTGCGGCTGCCGCTGGAATAGGAAGTGAGACCAGCATTTGGGAAATCACAGGAATGATAGACGTTTCTGATCAAGTAGGAATAGACGGGACATTTATGGTTATAACACAAAATCACGGTTGGGAACCTGCAGACGGTAGTGCATTCTCTGATCCTAACGCCGTAGGTGATGTTACAAGTAGCCGTAAAGAAGGAAGTATGATGTACGTTTTAACCGGGCTAGACCGATAA